In Seriola aureovittata isolate HTS-2021-v1 ecotype China chromosome 17, ASM2101889v1, whole genome shotgun sequence, a genomic segment contains:
- the rad23aa gene encoding RAD23 homolog A, nucleotide excision repair protein a: protein MQITLKTLQQQTIQIEIDPEQTVKALKEKIEAERGKDNFPVSGQKLIYAGKILQDDTPIKDYKIDEKNFVVVMVSKAKPAAAASPPVSEAPKPPVQDSGSTSTAVPATTPTPAPAPAPAPTPTPAAVPIPPEEAKEEPSAAATEPQQPASSSGGSQGLDASSALVTGAEYEAMLTEIMSMGYERERVVAALRASFNNPHRAVEYLLTGIPSSPVQESNPPAQAPASGPTEAPSLAEGENPLAFLRTQPQFLHMRQAIQQNPALLPALLQQLGRENPQLLQQISQHQELFIQMLNEPVGEGGDAPEVGEMGAAGEEGAPVNYIQVTPQEKEAIERLKALGFPEALVIQAYFACEKNENLAANFLLNQGLEDD, encoded by the exons ATGCAGATCACGcttaaaacactgcagcagcagactaTTCAAATTGAGATAGACCCCGAACAAACG GTGAAGGCTTTGAAAGAGAAGATAGAAGCGGAAAGAGGCAAAGACAACTTTCCTGTATCTGGACAGAAGCTGATATATGCTGGAAAAATCCTGCAAGATGACACACCTATTAAGGACTACAAAATTGATGAGAAGAATTTTGTTGTAGTGATGGTGTCCAAG GCTAAGCCTGCAGCTGCCGCCTCGCCCCCAGTCTCAGAAGCACCCAAACCCCCTGTACAGGACTCTGGTTCCACGTCTACAGCTGTCCCGGCCACAACCCCGACCCCAGCCCCggccccagccccagccccaaCTCCAACCCCAGCAGCTGTCCCCATTCCCCCTGAGGAGGCCAAAGAGGAGCCAAGTGCCGCAGCCACAGAACCACAACAACCAGCCAG CTCCAGTGGCGGGAGCCAGGGCTTGGATGCTTCCTCAGCACTGG TGACCGGGGCTGAGTATGAGGCGATGCTGACGGAGATCATGTCTATGGGCTACGAAAGGGAGCGAGTTGTGGCTGCACTAAGGGCCAGTTTCAACAACCCCCACAGAGCTGTAGAATACCTTCTCACT GGTATCCCCAGCAGCCCAGTCCAGGAGAGTAATCCACCAGCGCAGGCCCCTGCGTCTGGACCCACAGAAGCCCCATCTCTAGCAGAGG GAGAGAACCCACTTGCATTCCTGCGGACCCAGCCCCAGTTTCTGCACATGAGACAGGCCATCCAGCAGAACCCTGCTCTGCTACCAGCTCTTCTCCAGCAACTAGGCAGGGAGAACCCTCAACTTCTACAG CAAATCAGTCAGCATCAGGAGCTATTTATCCAGATGTTGAACGAACCGGTGGGAGAGGGGGGAGATGCACCAGAGGTTGGAGAGATGGGGGCAGCAGGGGAGGAGGGCGCACCTGTCAACTACATCCAGGTTACACCTCAGGAGAAGGAAGCCATCGAAAGG TTAAAAGCGTTGGGTTTCCCTGAGGCTCTGGTGATCCAGGCCTACTTTGCCTGCGAGAAGAACGAGAACCTGGCAGCCAACTTTCTCCTCAACCAGGGACTGGAGGATGACTGA